The proteins below come from a single Orcinus orca chromosome 6, mOrcOrc1.1, whole genome shotgun sequence genomic window:
- the CHRNA2 gene encoding neuronal acetylcholine receptor subunit alpha-2 isoform X1, producing the protein MHHPKNPFLGSLRLGSQREPRGIPRELRSASSPGPAGEAARGSTHSRGPACPPSDVQRQPDPSSEAMGPSRSALPSTTKLGLWWLLLIPAASVQQAPPTQAEDRLFQHLFRGYNRWARPVPNTSDVVIVHFGLSIAQLIDVDEKNQMMTTNVWLKQEWNDYKLRWNPADFGNITSLRVPSEMIWIPDIVLYNNADGEFVVTHMTKAHLFSSGTVHWVPPAIYKSSCSIDVTFFPFDQQNCKMKFGSWSYDKAKIDLVPMQQTVDLKDYWESGEWAIVNATGTYNTKKYDCCAEIYPDVTYYFVIRRLPLFYTINLITPCLLISCLTVLVFHLPSECGEKITLCISVLLSLTVFMLLITEIIPSTSLVIPLISEYLLFTMIFVTLSIVITVFVLNVHHRSASTHNMPHWVRVAFLGCMSRWLLISRPLPPLELRDPPDLKLCPSYRWLETNVDAEGTDEEKEGRWAHAGHSSPFTGVPYSHGGLRPGASGPKAETQLPEGGPLLSPRIQKALEGVCYIADHLRAEDADSSVKEDWRYVAMVIDRIFLWLFILVCFLGTVGLFLPPFLAGMI; encoded by the exons ATGCATCATCCTAAGAACCCTTTCCTGGGCTCACTCAGGCTTGGCAGTCAGAGGGAACCACGTGGAATCCCCAGGGAGCTCCGCAGTGCCAGCTCCCCAGGCCCTGCTGGGGAAGCGGCCCGAGGTTCAACCCACAGCCGAGGCCCGGCCTGCCCTCCTTCTGATGTCCAGCGGCAGCCGGACCCCTCCTCTGAAGCCATGGGCCCCTCCCGCTCTGCACTCCCGTCCACGACAAAGCTCGGGCTGTGGTGGCTTCTTCTGATCCCGGCAG CATCCGTGCAGCAGGCCCCCCCCACCCAAGCCGAGGACCGCCTCTTCCAACACCTCTTTAGGGGCTACAACCGCTGGGCAAGGCCGGTTCCCAACACCTCGGACGTGGTGATCGTGCACTTCGGGCTGTCCATCGCCCAGCTCATCGATGTG GATGAGAAGAACCAAATGATGACCACCAACGTCTGGCTAAAGCAG GAGTGGAACGACTACAAGCTGCGCTGGAACCCGGCCGATTTCGGCAACATCACATCCCTCCGGGTCCCTTCGGAAATGATCTGGATCCCCGACATCGTCCTCTACAACAA TGCAGATGGGGAGTTCGTGGTGACCCACATGACCAAGGCCCACCTCTTCTCCTCGGGCACCGTGCACTGGGTACCGCCCGCCATCTACAAGAGCTCCTGCAGCATTGACGTCACCTTCTTCCCCTTCGACCAGCAGAACTGCAAGATGAAGTTCGGCTCCTGGTCGTACGACAAGGCCAAGATCGACCTGGTGCCGATGCAGCAGACGGTAGACCTCAAGGACTACTGGGAGAGCGGCGAGTGGGCCATCGTCAACGCCACGGGCACCTACAACACCAAGAAGTATGACTGCTGCGCCGAGATCTACCCCGACGTCACCTACTACTTCGTCATCCGGCGCCTGCCGCTCTTCTACACCATCAACCTCATCACCCCCTGCCTGCTCATCTCCTGCCTCACGGTGCTCGTCTTCCACCTGCCCTCCGAGTGCGGCGAGAAGATCACGCTCTGCATCTCCGTGCTGCTCTCGCTCACCGTCTTCATGCTGCTCATCACCGAGATCATCCCGTCCACCTCGCTGGTCATCCCGCTCATCAGCGAGTACCTGCTCTTCACCATGATCTTCGTCACCCTGTCCATCGTCATCACCGTCTTCGTCCTCAACGTGCACCACCGCTCCGCCAGCACCCACAACATGCCCCACTGGGTGCGGGTGGCCTTTCTGGGCTGCATGTCCCGGTGGCTTCTGATAAGCCGGCCCCTGCCACCCTTGGAGCTCCGCGACCCCCCAGATCTGaagctctgcccctcctaccGCTGGCTGGAGACCAACGTGGATGCGGAGGGGACGGACGAGGAGAAGGAAGGCAGATGGGCGCACGCGGGTCACTCGTCCCCCTTCACAGGCGTCCCTTACAGCCATGGGGGTCTGCGCCCAGGGGCCTCGGGTCCCAAGGCGGAGACCCAGTTGCCGGAGGGTGGGCCCCTGCTGTCACCTCGCATACAGAAAGCACTGGAGGGCGTGTGCTATATTGCTGACCACCTGCGGGCGGAGGATGCAGACTCCtcg GTGAAGGAAGACTGGAGGTATGTGGCCATGGTCATCGATAGGATATTCCTCTGGTTGTTTATCCTTGTTTGCTTCCTGGGGACCGTCGGACTCTTTCTCCCTCCGTTCCTAGCTGGAATGATCTGA
- the CHRNA2 gene encoding neuronal acetylcholine receptor subunit alpha-2 isoform X2, with protein MKFGSWSYDKAKIDLVPMQQTVDLKDYWESGEWAIVNATGTYNTKKYDCCAEIYPDVTYYFVIRRLPLFYTINLITPCLLISCLTVLVFHLPSECGEKITLCISVLLSLTVFMLLITEIIPSTSLVIPLISEYLLFTMIFVTLSIVITVFVLNVHHRSASTHNMPHWVRVAFLGCMSRWLLISRPLPPLELRDPPDLKLCPSYRWLETNVDAEGTDEEKEGRWAHAGHSSPFTGVPYSHGGLRPGASGPKAETQLPEGGPLLSPRIQKALEGVCYIADHLRAEDADSSVKEDWRYVAMVIDRIFLWLFILVCFLGTVGLFLPPFLAGMI; from the exons ATGAAGTTCGGCTCCTGGTCGTACGACAAGGCCAAGATCGACCTGGTGCCGATGCAGCAGACGGTAGACCTCAAGGACTACTGGGAGAGCGGCGAGTGGGCCATCGTCAACGCCACGGGCACCTACAACACCAAGAAGTATGACTGCTGCGCCGAGATCTACCCCGACGTCACCTACTACTTCGTCATCCGGCGCCTGCCGCTCTTCTACACCATCAACCTCATCACCCCCTGCCTGCTCATCTCCTGCCTCACGGTGCTCGTCTTCCACCTGCCCTCCGAGTGCGGCGAGAAGATCACGCTCTGCATCTCCGTGCTGCTCTCGCTCACCGTCTTCATGCTGCTCATCACCGAGATCATCCCGTCCACCTCGCTGGTCATCCCGCTCATCAGCGAGTACCTGCTCTTCACCATGATCTTCGTCACCCTGTCCATCGTCATCACCGTCTTCGTCCTCAACGTGCACCACCGCTCCGCCAGCACCCACAACATGCCCCACTGGGTGCGGGTGGCCTTTCTGGGCTGCATGTCCCGGTGGCTTCTGATAAGCCGGCCCCTGCCACCCTTGGAGCTCCGCGACCCCCCAGATCTGaagctctgcccctcctaccGCTGGCTGGAGACCAACGTGGATGCGGAGGGGACGGACGAGGAGAAGGAAGGCAGATGGGCGCACGCGGGTCACTCGTCCCCCTTCACAGGCGTCCCTTACAGCCATGGGGGTCTGCGCCCAGGGGCCTCGGGTCCCAAGGCGGAGACCCAGTTGCCGGAGGGTGGGCCCCTGCTGTCACCTCGCATACAGAAAGCACTGGAGGGCGTGTGCTATATTGCTGACCACCTGCGGGCGGAGGATGCAGACTCCtcg GTGAAGGAAGACTGGAGGTATGTGGCCATGGTCATCGATAGGATATTCCTCTGGTTGTTTATCCTTGTTTGCTTCCTGGGGACCGTCGGACTCTTTCTCCCTCCGTTCCTAGCTGGAATGATCTGA